The Salmo salar chromosome ssa06, Ssal_v3.1, whole genome shotgun sequence genome window below encodes:
- the rmdn3 gene encoding regulator of microtubule dynamics protein 3, with protein MVPIWHNMKPLGRNWMIGLGVGATAGVGLITLIIYKEMSRRRSQTLLLQTNPPGYLIDSPDGTPLQMESLEQEVVAQQQALEVVVQGLSPEQQVELRNQLDEVLTCVSSLRFEVAELRTGLQDIAQQIIQDVKKGVEDSQRARRRRHIISHRERTDSMSSSSIYFSASQGVYGGETSEGGYSTANAESDYTDRDTDRETDKEAEREPDEESDEDKSCATTITLRQEDSQEEGEEPQEEDEDDDDEEEEMLEVMAEVPSGELALLLAQSDILHTGDARLKAEGFHLLLANKLQYGDSREFLWRLARAYSDMYDSTEDKQEKKSYAEQGREEAEFALKKNGLNAECHKWFAVLTGLTSQYETMHSKLKSSHILKEHLDRAIALRDDDPLCFYLLGRWCYEVSTLGWLERKAAAALYDKPPTSTLDDALGNFLKAEELNPGFSKTVRLYIAKCHKELGNVSEAKNWALLALKMPSGSSEEEDSAKLEAELGALIDKATELSLDGGDK; from the exons ATGGTCCCAATTTGGCACAACATGAAGCCGTTAGGAAGAAATTGGATGATCGGACTGGGTGTAGGAGCCACCGCAGGTGTAGGCTTGATTACATTAATAATCTACAAAGAAATGAGTAGAAGAAGATCTCAAACATTATTACTCCAGACTAACCCCCCTGGGTACTTGATAGACAGCCCAGATGGAACACCCCTTCAGATGGAGTCACTTGAACAAG AAGTGGTGGCCCAGCAGCaggccctggaggtggtggtgcAGGGGCTGTCCCCTGAGCAGCAGGTGGAGCTGAGGAACCAACTggatgaggtgctgacctgtgtgTCTTCCCTCCGCTTCGAGGTGGCTGAGCTCAGGACCGGCCTGCAGGACATCGCCCAGCAGATTATCCAGGATGTCAA GAAGGGTGTTGAGGATAGCCAGAGGGCACGCAGACGCCGCCACATCATCAGCCATCGGGAACGCACTGACTCCATGAGCTCCAGCTCCATCTATTTCTCTGCCAGTCAAGGCGTGTATGGTGGGGAGACCAGCGAGGGAGG GTACTCCACCGCCAACGCTGAGTCAGACTACACGGATCGGGACACGGATCGGGAGACCGACAAGGAGGCGGAAAGAGAGCCGGATGAGGAATCCGATGAGGACAAGAGCTGTGCCACGACCATCACTCTACGCCAGGAGGACTcccaggaggagggagaggaaccacAGGAGGAAGACGAAGATGATGATGACGAAGAGGAGGAGATGTTGGAGGTGATGGCTGAAGTGCCAAGTGGGGAGTTGGCATTACTCCTGGCCCAGAGTGATATCCTTCATACGGGTGACGCTAGGCTGAAGGCAGAGGGCTTCCATCTGCTCCTTGCCAACAAGCTACAG TATGGCGACAGCAGGGAGTTTCTATGGCGACTGGCCCGTGCCTACAGTGACATGTATGATTCTACCGAGGACAAGCAGGAGAAGAAGTCATATGCAGAACAAG GTCGTGAAGAAGCAGAGTTTGCTCTAAAGAAGAATGGCCTGAATGCGGAATGTCACAAGTG GTTTGCTGTTCTCACAGGCCTTACCTCCCAATACGAGACTATGCATAGCAAACTGAAAAGCAGTCACATTCTAAAG GAGCATTTAGACCGAGCGATTGCCCTTAGGGACGATGACccactgtgtttctacctatTGGGGCGCTGGTGTTATGAG GTTTCCACTCTTGGCTGGCTGGAGAGGAAGGCGGCAGCTGCCTTGTATGACAAACCACCAACATCTACTCTCGACGACGCCCTTGGAAACTTCCTCAAG GCAGAGGAGCTGAACCCAGGATTCTCCAAGACAGTGAGACTTTACATCGCCAAG TGTCACAAGGAGCTGGGGAATGTGTCGGAGGCCAAAAACTGGGCCCTGTTGGCGTTGAAGATGCCTAGTGGCTCCAGTGAG GAGGAGGATAGTGCTAAGTTGGAGGCAGAGCTGGGAGCCTTGATTGACAAAGCGACTGAGCTCTCTCTCGACGGTGGGGACAAATAG
- the LOC106607888 gene encoding DNA repair protein RAD51 homolog 1 has product MAMRSEARAEAEAEVEEESFGPQPLSRLEQCGISASDLKKLEDAGFHTIEAVAYAPKKELLNIKGISEAKADKVLAEAAKLVPMGFTTATEFHQRRAEIIQISTGSKELDKLLQGGIETGSITEMFGEFRTGKTQLCHTLAVTCQLPIDQGGGEGKAMYIDTEGTFRPERLLAVAERYGLVGSDVLDNVAYARAFNTDHQTQLLYQASAMMAESRYAMLIVDSAMALYRTDYSGRGELAARQGHLGRFLRMLLRLADEFGVAVVITNQVVAQVDGAAMFSADPKKPIGGNIMAHASTTRLYLRKGRGETRICKIYDSPCLPESEAMFAINADGVGDAKD; this is encoded by the exons ATGGCTATGAGAAGCGAGGCCagggcagaggcagaggcagaggtagaggaggagagcttTGGACCACAGCCACTGAGCAGACTTGAG CAATGTGGCATCAGTGCCAGTGACCTAAAGAAGCTGGAGGATGCAGGGTTCCACACCATTGAGGCAGTGGCCTATGCCCCCAAGAAGGAGCTGCTCAACATCAAGGGGATCAGTGAGGCCAAAGCAGACAAAGTCCTG GCTGAAGCTGCCAAACTAGTGCCCATGGGCTTCACCACAGCAACAGAGTTCCACCAACGCCGAGCTGAAATCATCCAGATCTCCACTGGGTCCAAAGAGCTGGACAAGCTGTTACAGG gtGGGATAGAGACGGGCTCCATCACAGAGATGTTTGGAGAGTTCCGCACAGGAAAGACGCAACTGTGCCACACCCTTGCAGTCACCTGTCAG TTGCCCATTGACCAGGGTGGTGGAGAGGGCAAAGCCATGTACATTGACACTGAGGGGACCTTCAGACCAGAGAGGTTACTGGCTGTAGCAGAGAG GTATGGACTTGTTGGGAGTGACGTTCTGGACAACGTAGCCTACGCTAGGGCCTTTAACACAGACCACCAGACCCAGCTGCTTTACCAAGCCTCAGCCATGATGGCAGAGTCTAG GTATGCCATGCTGATAGTGGACAGTGCCATGGCCCTCTACAGGACAGACTACTCAGGGAGGGGAGAGCTCGCTGCACGGCAAGGCCACCTGGGACGTTTCCTGAGAATGCTGCTGAGGCTAGCAGATGAG TTTGGCGTTGCCGTAGTGATAACCAATCAGGTGGTGGCCCAGGTAGACGGTGCTGCTATGTTCTCGGCAGACCCTAAAAAACCCATCGGGGGCAACATCATGGCACATGCGTCAACTACACG ACTGTACTTGAGGAAAGGCCGTGGGGAGACCAGGATCTGCAAAATCTATGACTCGCCCTGCCTCCCTGAGTCTGAAGCCATGTTTGCCATCAACGCAGACGGGGTGGGTGATGCCAAGGACTGA
- the LOC106607921 gene encoding cdc42 effector protein 3, translating into MPLKTSLYLKSATMRWPRKQKRRELLSVNMISLPLGDFRHLSHIGLDAHGDNFGDPTAFHRTGSLILHSSQSHQDLYSKGTSPAPPKPLRLLSPEEMDAQSAEARTLPQAFRHNKCHSLSLLDDVEVVEHDGLYQREEVKQEQEEEGGLTMGPDGFELNAAPQQVPCPPVEASPVVEEDLSFALNLDLGPSILEDVLQVMDQLYQ; encoded by the coding sequence atgCCTCTGAAGACTTCCCTGTACTTAAAATCGGCCACCATGCGCTGGCCCCGCAAGCAGAAGCGCCGTGAGCTGCTGTCAGTCAACATGATCAGCCTACCACTGGGTGACTTCCGTCACCTCTCCCACATCGGATTGGATGCCCACGGTGATAACTTCGGCGACCCCACAGCCTTCCACCGGACTGGTAGTCTTATCCTCCACAGCTCTCAAAGCCACCAGGACCTCTACTCCAAAGGGACCTCCCCAGCCCCACCCAAGCCCCTACGACTCCTCAGCCCAGAAGAGATGGATGCACAGTCCGCCGAAGCCAGAACCCTTCCCCAGGCTTTCAGGCACAATAAGTGCCACTCCCTGTCTTTACTAGATGATGTGGAGGTGGTGGAGCATGATGGGTTGTACCAACGAGAGGAGGTAAAGcaggagcaggaagaggagggagggttaaCGATGGGTCCGGATGGATTTGAATTGAACGCGGCCCCCCAACAGGTTCCTTGTCCCCCAGTGGAGGCCTCTCCAGTGGTCGAGGAAGACTTGTCTTTTGCCCTGAACCTTGACCTGGGGCCATCCATACTAGAAGATGTCCTGCAGGTGATGGACCAGCTTTACCAGTGA